Proteins from a genomic interval of Lycium ferocissimum isolate CSIRO_LF1 chromosome 2, AGI_CSIRO_Lferr_CH_V1, whole genome shotgun sequence:
- the LOC132046333 gene encoding uncharacterized GPI-anchored protein At1g61900, with protein sequence MRGGVSQSFKLYLLDAFLLLLYLQDSSCSSVNSLQGSLNVDRKEDALLPEISPTASPQPFLPLLAPSPWSPFTNSSLPKLSGLCTLKFDAVESMMGVTSIDCVAPFAEYLANVMCCPQLETTLVILIGQSSKYTNMLALNGTLAKHCLSDFQQILVSQGANDTLQHICSLHPSNLTEGSCPVKDVREFETTVDSSSLLAACGKIDLVNECCEQTCQNAISEAAKKLALKAYDLSMESAEVLSDHSTRVNDCRRIAHRWLASKLDPKGAKDVLRGLSNCKNNKVCPLVFPNPSHVTKACGDGMNNQTACCNTIESYVSHLQRQSFVTNLQALDCAASLGVKLQKANVSKNIYNLCHISLKDFSVQVAPEVSGCLLPSLPSDAVLDQSTGISFVCDLNDNIPAPWPSLSHLPVSSCNKTVKIPALPAAASGQISLNSLSIRSHLCLLALIVLGSLFYT encoded by the exons ATGAGAGGTGGGGTGTCTCAAAGTTTCAAGCTTTACCTTCTAGATGCGTTTCTACTGCTTCTTT ACCTCCAGGACTCCAGTTGCAGTTCAGTAAATTCTCTCCAGGGCTCTTTAAATGTGGACAGAAAGGAGGATGCTCTGTTGCCTGAGATCTCCCCAACTGCTTCTCCTCAGCCCTTTCTCCCTCTTCTGGCACCTTCTCCGTGGTCACCTTTCACAAACAGCAGTTTACCAAAATTATCGG GACTCTGTACGCTGAAATTTGATGCTGTGGAAAGCATGATGGGTGTGACATCAATTGATTGTGTTGCTCCATTTGCAGAGTATCTGGCTAATGTCATGTGTTGCCCACAACTAGAAACAACTCTTGTTATTCTTATCGGGCAGTCTAGTAAATACACAAATATGCTTGCTTTAAATGGAACACTTGCAAAGCATTGCCTTTCAGATTTTCAGCAAATTCTGGTAAGCCAGGGTGCCAATGACACTTTACAGCACATATGCTCTCTCCATCCATCAAATCTTACAGAAGGTTCTTGCCCAGTCAAAGATGTTCGTGAGTTTGAAACCACAGTGGACTCATCTAGCCTACTTGCTGCCTGCGGGAAGATTGACCTTGTAAATGAATGCTGCGAGCAAACTTGCCAAAATGCTATATCAGAAGCAGCTAAAAAACTTGCACTAAAAGCATATGATCTGAGCATGGAAAGCGCTGAGGTGCTGTCTGACCACTCGACTAGGGTCAATGATTGCAGAAGGATTGCACACCGTTGGCTGGCGAGTAAACTTGACCCTAAAGGTGCAAAAGATGTTCTTAGAGGACTATCTAACTGCAAAAATAATAAAG TGTGCCCTCTGGTATTCCCTAATCCGAGCCATGTTACAAAGGCTTGTGGAGATGGAATGAATAACCAAACAGCATGCTGTAATACAATTGAGAGCTATGTGTCTCACTTACAAAGGCAGAGTTTTGTAACCAACTTGCAAGCTTTGGATTGTGCTGCTTCACTTGGAGTCAAGTTACAGAAAGCCAATGTGagcaaaaatatatacaatctTTGTCACATTAGCCTCAAGGACTTCTCTGTGCAAG TCGCACCCGAAG TTTCTGGGTGTCTTTTGCCTAGTCTACCATCAGATGCTGTACTTGACCAAAGTACGGGGATCAGCTTCGTCTGTGATTTAAATGATAACATTCCAGCCCCTTGGCCATCCCTCTCTCACTTACCAGTTTCGTCATGCAATAAAA CTGTGAAAATTCCTGCACTTCCTGCGGCAGCATCTGGCCAGATCA GTCTGAACAGCTTAAGCATCAGGTCTCATCTGTGTCTTCTGGCCTTGATTGTTCTTGGAAGCCTCTTTTACACATAA
- the LOC132046335 gene encoding uncharacterized protein LOC132046335 produces MEVDTSNIVHEIASGKGGVSEIPLQNRAATMEADLDTGLTSKPVDATADKSPLVALNIGATDMEESGQQLNSNAIEKAGATPRVGVDASRVDSGQKLIDTVDVNAAENSGQHVLQVENENGTRNWTLVAHKNSGGSRIGSSASQSNSPSRGKGATGNVQLCVDPNLILPTQNVFEPLSGTEKFQLEHCVEKNTTFVQSTNDLIVSEENPGETSRGEFVCKFWIT; encoded by the coding sequence ATGGAGGTTGATACAAGTAATATTGttcatgaaatagcttctggaaaagGAGGTGTTTCAGAGATTCCATTGCAAAATCGTGCAGCCACAATGGAGGCGGACTTGGATACTGGTTTAACGTCAAAACCAGTTGATGCTACAGCAGATAAATCGCCATTAGTGGCTCTTAATATTGGTGCTACTGATATGGAAGAATCTGGGCAGCAATTAAATAGCAATGCAATCGAAAAAGCAGGGGCAACACCAAGAGTTGGGGTCGATGCGTCACGAGTTGATTCGGGGCAAAAACTGATTGATACAGTTGATGTTAATGCTGCTGAAAATTCTGGGCAGCATGTTTTGCAAGTTGAAAACGAGAATGGAACTAGAAATTGGACATTGGTTGCACACAAAAATTCAGGGGGAAGTCGTATTGGTTCCTCGGCTAGTCAAAGTAATTCCCCAAGTCGGGGAAAGGGTGCGACGGGAAATGTTCAGTTGTGCGTCGATCCTAATTTAATTCTACCGACTCAAAATGTTTTTGAACCATTGTCCGGTACTGAAAAATTTCAGCTGGAGCATTGTGTGGAGAAAAATACCACTTTTGTGCAATCTACAAACGATTTGATTGTTTCGGAGGAAAACCCAGGGGAAACGAGCAGGGGCGAATTTGTGTGTAAATTTTGgatcacgtga
- the LOC132046336 gene encoding protein S40-5 → MAKGRKLTTSRSDMLLGNYTYINGSQTVNGSSELGEDDIWSTVDDMVNMDDHGSKDEWSPRATPVPHADNYSRRSSSRHVGGLSLAFDDSGKTASPRILHQFRGQDAPSPRVRHMATSAPVNVPDWSKIYRVNSVESLHDSDDGVDDPDSEMVPPHEYLARSRNSNAHSVFEGVGRTLKGRDLSRVRDAVWSQTGFDG, encoded by the coding sequence ATGGCAAAGGGTCGGAAACTGACCACTAGTCGTAGTGATATGTTATTAGGAAACTACACCTACATAAATGGAAGTCAAACAGTCAACGGTTCGTCAGAATTAGGAGAAGATGATATCTGGTCAACAGTTGATGACATGGTCAACATGGATGATCATGGTTCAAAGGACGAGTGGAGTCCACGCGCCACCCCAGTACCACACGCCGACAATTACAGCCGCCGCAGCAGCAGCCGCCACGTGGGTGGGTTGTCATTGGCTTTCGATGATTCAGGTAAAACAGCATCTCCTCGGATCTTGCACCAGTTTAGAGGACAAGACGCGCCATCCCCACGTGTGCGTCACATGGCCACGTCAGCACCTGTGAATGTCCCTGATTGGTCCAAGATATACCGAGTTAACTCGGTCGAGTCGTTGCATGACTCGGACGATGGAGTGGACGATCCCGACTCGGAGATGGTCCCGCCTCACGAATATCTTGCCCGTAGCCGGAACTCCAACGCTCACTCGGTGTTTGAAGGCGTTGGACGAACGCTAAAAGGTCGGGATTTGAGTCGAGTTCGAGATGCTGTTTGGAGCCAGACTGGGTTCGATGGTTGA